In Streptomyces sp. 840.1, the DNA window CGGTGCGGATGGGCGACCGGATCGCGGTGTACGGGGAGGGCCGCATCGAGCAGTTCGACAGTCCGGGGGCGGTGCTCGGCTCCCCCGCCACCCCGTACGTGGCCCGGTTCGTCGGCGCCGACCGGGGCCTCAAGCGGCTCTCGGTCACCACGATCGAACCCGAGGACCTGGAGGAGCCCCCGGTGGCCCGGCTGGACGAGCCGGTCCGGGTGGCGGCGGCCCGGCTCGGCGCCGCGGGCTCACGGTGGGCGGTCGTCCTGAGCGGTGCGGGCGAGCTGCACGGCTGGGTGTCGGCGGACGCGTTGCGGATCGCCGGGGAGTCCGGCACGGTGGGCGAACTCGCCCGCCGGATGGACGCGTGGGTGCCGGTCGGCGCGCCCCTGAAGCAGGCGTTCAGCGAGATGCTCCAGCACGACGCCGGGTGGGTGGCGGTCCTCGACGGAGCGCGGTTCCTCGGCGTCCTGACCCCGGCGAAGCTGCACGAGGCGCTTCGCCGGTCGGTGGACGCGGACGCGCAGGGCGTGGGACGTGACGAGGTCGAGTTCGATTCGGTGGCGGACGCCTGAGGGGGCGCGTGCCCCTCGTGTCGGCCTACACGCCGGCGGACAGCCGGCTTCCGGCCTCGTCCCACGGCTCGGGTTCGGCGACGTCGTCCCTCTCGTGGGCGTCCTCCTCGAACCAGCCCGCCCCCGCGAGCCAGGTCTCCAGCCACCCCGCGAGGCCGGCGGAATCCAGGAACCAGCACCGCTCCCACGATCCGCCGCCGTACGGGTTCGGGTCGAAGAGCAGGACCTGGCCGTCTTCACTGCGGCAGTCGACACCCGCGTACATGCCGCAGCCCCAGGTCAGGATCGGTACGACGCCTTCGGGCCAGTCCGAGTGCTCCGCCGCGGCGGCTGCCGCACGCAGCGTCAGGTATTCGCCGGTCACGCCGCAGTCCGGACCGGACAGCGGAAGCAGTCGGTAGTCGGGGCCGAAGCCGCCGTCGGCGACCTCGCGGTACAGACGGACGAGCAGCGGGTGCAGCGCGAAGCCCAGTTCGGCCTCGGCCTCCGCGATCCGGGCATCGTCGAGCGGCGCGGGCAGGCTCGCGTTGTCCGATGCGGCCCGGACGGCGACGCTTCGCACGAGATCGTCCATGTCGTTCATGCCCGTGATCCTGCCAGGCCCCTCTGACACATCGCTGCCGAGGCCGGCCGTCACGGATCGCGGCTCTCAGGGCCGTTCGGGCTTGAGGGCGAGGAAGGTGGCGTAGGTCCGCTCGGCCCCTTCGCCGGGTTCCTCCACCAGGCGCGCGGTGAGGGCGAACCCGGCCTGCTTCAGGAGCCCGGCGATCCGGTCGGGCGGCAGCAGGTAGGACTCGTAGGACACCGGATGCCCGCCGTACGCCTGTGTGGGACGCAGGTGCTGGCCGGCCCCCACGTGGCCGGCCAGCATCAGACAGCCGCCCGGCGCGAGAGTGCGGTGGAACTCGCCGAACACCACGGGCAGCAGCTCCGGCGGGGTGTGGTGGGTGGAGTAGTACGCGAGGATGCCACCGAGTCCGGCGTCCTCGATCGGGAGGTCGGTCATCGAGCCGACACCGAAGCGCAGTTCCGGGTGGGCGCCACGGGCCAGTTCGACCATGGCGGGCGACAGGTCCAGCCCGAACACGTCCACCTGCCGCGCCGCGAGGTGGGCCGTGACCCTGCCGGGCCCGCACCCCAGGTCTGCGACCGGTCCGAGGCCGGCCGTCCGTGCCACCTCCGCGAAGACGTCCAGCATCCCCCGGGACAGCGGGTCCAGCTCCGCCGGGGTCCTGACCCGTTCGACATAGTCGGCGGCGACGGTGTCGTACGACTCCCGGACAGCGGCGAGGTAGGAGAGCTCAGGCATGCGGGCGACTCTAGAGCCTCTCCCCGTCGTGGCGGTCCTCAGAGGTCAGACGCTCGCGGCGTACCGCCAGAAGTCCCGCATCAGCACCGGCGGGGTGGGGCCGGCCATCGCGACCTGGCTGAGCATGACGGCGACCGTGCCGGTGGCCGGGATGATGTGCGCCGTCGTGCCGGTGCCTCCGACCCAGCCGTAGCGCCCCGGCACGTTCCAGGGATCGAGCGTCTCGACGTCGACCGAGCCGCCGAACCCCCAGCCCTGTCCCTCGGTGAACAGCCCGCTGGCCGCGCGCTGAGCCGGTGTCAGGTGGTCGGTCGTCATCTGCCGCACCGATTCGGGCGTCAGGAGGCTGCGGCTGCCCACGGACCCGTCGTCGAGCAGCATCCGGGCGAAGGCGAACCAGTCGTCGACGGTCGAGACGAGCCCGCCGCCACCGGACGGGAAGTCCGGCGGGCTGCTCCACTGCCCGTCGGGTGCGTCCACCAGTTCCAGGGCCCCCTCCGCGTCCGCCCGGTAGTAACCGGTGAGTCGGTCGAGCCGGTCCGGGGGGACGGCGAATCCGGTGTCGGTCATCCCGAGCGGCTCGAACAGCCGCTCCGCCATGAACTCCGGCAGCGGCTGGCCCGAAACCCGGGCGATCAGCACGCCCAGGATGTCGGCGCAGGTGTTGTACAGCCACGCCTCCCCCGGCTGGTGGAGCATCGGGACCCGGGCCAGCGCCGCCATCCACTCGTCCGGGGCGGCGACGGCCTGCGGCTCCGGCGGGCCCTGGTTCAGCTCACTGAACAGGGGCGCGAGCGCGGGCAGCGAGAAGTCGGACGGGAATCCGTATCCGGCGCGGAAGGTGAGCAGATCGAGCACGGTGATCGGCCGCGCGGCCGGGACCACGTCGTCGACCGGACTCTGCGGGGTGCGTACGACCATCGGCGCGGCCAGTTCGGGCAGCCATGGCCCGACCGGGTCGGACGCCGCCATCCGGCCGTCGTCGATCAGCATCATGGCCGCCGCCGCGGTGACCGGCTTGGTGATCGAGGCGATCCGGAAGACCGAGTCCCGGGCCATCGGCACGCCGCCGTCCGTGAAGGCGGAGCCGACCGCCGCCACCTCGATGCGTTCGCCGCGGGCAACCAGTCCCACCGCTCCCGGCACCGACCCGTGACGTACGTGCGTTTCCAGTACTTCGCGCAGGGTGCTCATCGCTCCGCCTTCTCAGGTGTGGGGTTCGACAGGATGACTCCACCGGTGCTCAGAACTCATCGGGCCGCGCCCGCCGCCCCGCGGTGCGCTCAGCCGGCCGGGATGAGGTGCTCGGACCGCAGATAGGCGCGGGCCACGTCCTCGGGGAGCCGCCGCCAGCTGTCCACCTGTTCGTTCAGCCGGGCCAGGTCCGCCGTGGTCAGTACGGTGTTCAGCTTGCCCAGCGCCGTGCGCACGCCCGCGCTGCCCGCCCTGGCACGGTTGACGACGGGGACGAGGTAGTCGGCGTTCTGCAGGTGCTTGTCGTCCGCGAGCAGCACGAGCCCGAATTCGTCCAGGGTGGCGTCGGTGGTGGTGGTCAGCACCATCTGGTCCCGGCCGCTCTGGACCGCCTGCTTGGCCTGGGTGGTACCGACGCCCTTGGGGTCGACGGCGGTGATGTCGATGCCGTACGTCTTCTTCAGGCCGGGTGCGCAGTACGGGCGCTGCACGCATTCGTCACCTGCCGCCAGCCGGACGGGCAGCCCTGATCCGCCGAGGTCGCTGAGCGACTTCAGGTGGTGCTTCCTCGCGTACGCGGAGGTGACGGCGAAGGCGTTCTGGTCGACGGCCCGGCCGGGGTCCAGGACGGTGAGGCCGCGTGGCGCGGCCAGGGCGCGCAGGGCCTTCATGGTCGCGGACAGATCCGGGGAGCCGACGGGTGCGGCGTCGGCACCGTTCTTCTTGGCGTTCAGCCAGTCGGCAAAGGTGGCGGCGTACTCCGGTACGACGTCGATCTGGCCGCTCTCCAGTGCCGGTTCGTAGATCTCCCGGTTGGTGACGGAGATGATCTTCGTGGAGTATCCGGCCCGGTCGAGCAGCAGAGCGTACATCTGGGCGAGCAGATCGCTCTCGGTGAAGCCCGCCGAGCCGATGGTGAGGTGCTTGCTGTCGCCGGGCGGCGCGGTGACCTCGCCCTGGTTCTCCAGCGCCGGTCCGGTGGTGCAGGCGGTCGCCGCCAGTGCGAACAGCAGGATCGCGGGGAGCGCGCGACGGGCCCTCATCCGGTGTTCCCGTCGCGGACCCAGTCCGGCGCGAGCCGCTGCGCCAGCTCGAAGAGCCCTTCGACGATCAGGGCGAACACGGCGACCAGGACCGCTCCGGCGACCACCTGGGCGGTCGAGGCGAGGTTGAATCCGGCGGTGATGATCCGGCCCAGGCCGCCGCCGCCCGCCAGGGCGGCGATGGTGGCGGTGGCGACGAGCTGCACGGCCGCGACCCTTACCCCGGTGAGGATGAGCGGCAGGGCGAGTGGCACCTCGACCTGGAACAGCAGCTGTCTGCCGGTCATCCCCATGCCCCGGGCCGCCCGCACGACGTCCTGATCGACCTCGCGCATGCCGACGTAGGCGTTGGTGAGGAGCGGGGGTACGGCGAACAGGACGAGGGCGACGATGGTCGGTCCCTCTCCGAAGCGGCCGACCGGGGTGAGCAGGAGCAGCACCAGGACGGCGAAGGTGGGGACGGCCCGACCGACGTTGGAGATGTTGACGGCGAGGGCGCCACCCTTGCCGAGGTGGCCGAGGACCAGCGCCACCGGCAGCGCGATGAGGCAGCTGATCAGCAGGCAGACGACGGTGAGGTAGAGGTGCTGGCCGAGCCTGGTCCAGATGCCGTCGTCGCCGTACCAGTGCGCGGAGGTGGTGAGCCAGGACCAGGCCTTGGTGAGGGTGTTCACGACTGCCTCCGGGTCCAGGGCGTCAGCAGGCGTTGCATCAGGAGGAGGAGCAGGTCGGCGGCGACGGCGATGACGACGCAGAGCACGGACGCGGTGAGCACCTGCGCCTTGAAGTAGGTGTTCATGCCGGAGTAGATGAGGTTGCCGAGTCCGCCGTAGCCGACGATGGCGCCGATGGTGACCAGGGAGACCGCGGAGACGGTGGCGATGCGCAGACCCGCCATGGCGGCGGGCAGGGCGAGTGGGAGTTCCACCGCGACGAGCAGCCGTACGGGCCCGTATCCCATGCCCCGAGCCGCCTGGCGGGTCTCCTCAGGTACGGCTCGGAGTCCGGCCAGGATGTTCCGTACGAGCAGGGTCAGGGAGTACAGGACGAGCCCCGCGACGACGAGCGCGGCGGAGAGCCCGTACACCGGCAGCAGCAGCGAGAACATCGCGAGGGAGGGCACGGTGTACAGGACGGTGGTCACCCCGAGCACCGGTCCTGCCGCCCAGCGCCAGCGGCGGGCGGCGAGGGCGAGGGGCAGGGCGAGCGCCAGGCCGATCAGTACGGCGATCACGGTCAGCTGGAGGTGCTGGAGCACGGCCTCCCACAGGATGTGCCGGCGGCTGCTCAGGTAGGCGCCGCAGATCCATTCGTTGCGCGCGAGGCAGTCGTCCGGAGGCGCGGTCACCCGTCCATTGCAGCCCGGAACAGGGCGGGAGCGCGCGTCCTGATCGACTGTTCGTGGAGCGGGACGGCGCGGGGCCGGTGGACGGCGCCGGGCGCGAGCGGCCGGCCCCGCTCGGACCCGTGGCGCGGCCGGCCCCCGCTCGGACCTACTTGGCGGCCGCCTCGGTGAGGATCCGGACGAGCTCTGCGGGCCGGGAGTACATCGGCCAGTGTCCGGTGTCCGTCGTGACCAGGTCCCAGCTGTCCCCGGTGAGCAACGCGGCAACGTCGTCGCTGGGTTCGGGACCGTCGAGCAGGCACTTGACGTAGGTGACCGGGAGGCCGTCGAGCGGGGCGCTCAGTACGGCGGGGTCGCTCAGCGAGGCGCCCGGGTGCGGCGTCGCGCCGGCCAGGAGGCGCGCGGTCTGCTCGTCGGTGAGCCCCTGGCCCTCGAACTCGGCCGGGGCCGGCGGCGCCCAGGAGCCGCCGTTGCCCGCGAGCTCGGCCTCCAGCGCGGCCGGCCCCTGCCACCAGGTGGAGACGAAGGACTGGCCCTCGGCCGGAACACTGGCGTCCACGTAGACCACGCGGGCGAGCCGGTCACCGATGCGGCCGGCGGCCTGGCCGACCGGGATGCCCGAGTAGCTGTGGCCGACCAGCACGACATCACGCAGGCCGAGGCGCTCCACCTCGTCGACGATGTCGGTCACATGGCTCTGCGGGCCGGCCGGCAGTTCCCGCTTCTCCCCGACGCCGCTCAGGGTCACCGGGTGTGCGCCGTGTCCCGCCGCACGCAGCCCCGGCACCACCTCGTCCCATGCCGACGCTCCCAGCCAGGCACCTGCCACCAGTACGAATTCAGTCATGCGCAGACCCTAACCGAGGGGTCTGACAACGCCGTTGAGCCGCTCTCCGGTCCAGGATGCGCAGCACCTGCTCGCCCCAGCGCAGGTTCTCCGCCTCGAAGGACCGTCCGCGCATCAGGGTCAGGTAGGGGCCGATGCGGTCGGTTTCCTCGATGAAGGTCTCCTCGTCGCGGCCGTCCAGCAGACGTTCCCGGAGCCGTTCGTAGCGGGCGAGCTTGGCACGCGCCCACTCCACGCGTTCCGCGACCGAGGCACGCACCGCTTCGTGGTCGCCGGCGTCCACCGCCTGGGTCATGACCAGGAGCTCGTCCCTGATGGCGATGGGGCGGGGCGGTTCGGCGGTGAACGCCGCGAGCGAGGCGCGGCCCGGCTCCGTGAGCGTGAACACCCGCTTGTTCGGCCTGCGCTGCTGCTCGACGACCCGTGCCTCGATCAGGCCGCTCCCCGCCAGCCGGTCCAGCTCCCGGTAGAGCTGCTGCGGGGTGGTGGACCAGAAGTCCGCCACCGAGACGTCGAAGATCTTGGCCAGGTCGTAGCCGGAGGCCTCGCCTTCCAGCAGGGCGGCCAGGACCGCGTACTTGAGAGACATCTGGACACGCTAGCACCGATGTGATTAACCTCTTTCACACCTATTCAACAAATTGACTATGGAGTGGCGCATGCACCCCTTCCGAGAGGCCGTCGAGGCACACGATCTCGACGCCGTCGAGGCGCTGCTGGCCGAGGACGTCGTCTTCACCAGCCCGGTGGCGTTCAAGCCGTACCCCGGCAAGCCCCTCACCGCCGCGATCCTGCGTGCCGTCATCGAGGTGTTCTCGGACTTCCGGTACGTCCGGGAGATGTCGAGCGAGGACGGGCGCGACCACGCGCTCGCCTTCGTCGCGAAGGTGGGCGACCGGGAGATCAGCGGCTGCGACTTCCTGCACATGAACGAGGCGGGCGAGATCGACGACATGATGGTGATGGTCCGGCCGCTGTCCGGGGCGCAGGCACTGGCGGAGGCCATGGGCGCGCGGTTCGAGGCGATCGCCCGCGAGGCGTCGGCGGGCTGACCCGGCCGGGGCGTGAACCGGGCCCCGTCCTCAGCGGTGTTGATACGCTCGGCGTTCCATGGACGCAGTCACCGAGATCCAGCTGATCACCGTCCCGGCGGGCCGGGTCACCCTGTCGGACCGTCGTACGCAACGCAGTTGGGCGGTCGACCTGACCCCCTTCCTGCTCGGCGCGTCCGTGGTCACCCAGGACCTGTAC includes these proteins:
- a CDS encoding SMI1/KNR4 family protein — encoded protein: MNDMDDLVRSVAVRAASDNASLPAPLDDARIAEAEAELGFALHPLLVRLYREVADGGFGPDYRLLPLSGPDCGVTGEYLTLRAAAAAAEHSDWPEGVVPILTWGCGMYAGVDCRSEDGQVLLFDPNPYGGGSWERCWFLDSAGLAGWLETWLAGAGWFEEDAHERDDVAEPEPWDEAGSRLSAGV
- a CDS encoding class I SAM-dependent methyltransferase, which translates into the protein MPELSYLAAVRESYDTVAADYVERVRTPAELDPLSRGMLDVFAEVARTAGLGPVADLGCGPGRVTAHLAARQVDVFGLDLSPAMVELARGAHPELRFGVGSMTDLPIEDAGLGGILAYYSTHHTPPELLPVVFGEFHRTLAPGGCLMLAGHVGAGQHLRPTQAYGGHPVSYESYLLPPDRIAGLLKQAGFALTARLVEEPGEGAERTYATFLALKPERP
- a CDS encoding serine hydrolase yields the protein MSTLREVLETHVRHGSVPGAVGLVARGERIEVAAVGSAFTDGGVPMARDSVFRIASITKPVTAAAAMMLIDDGRMAASDPVGPWLPELAAPMVVRTPQSPVDDVVPAARPITVLDLLTFRAGYGFPSDFSLPALAPLFSELNQGPPEPQAVAAPDEWMAALARVPMLHQPGEAWLYNTCADILGVLIARVSGQPLPEFMAERLFEPLGMTDTGFAVPPDRLDRLTGYYRADAEGALELVDAPDGQWSSPPDFPSGGGGLVSTVDDWFAFARMLLDDGSVGSRSLLTPESVRQMTTDHLTPAQRAASGLFTEGQGWGFGGSVDVETLDPWNVPGRYGWVGGTGTTAHIIPATGTVAVMLSQVAMAGPTPPVLMRDFWRYAASV
- a CDS encoding ABC transporter substrate-binding protein — protein: MRARRALPAILLFALAATACTTGPALENQGEVTAPPGDSKHLTIGSAGFTESDLLAQMYALLLDRAGYSTKIISVTNREIYEPALESGQIDVVPEYAATFADWLNAKKNGADAAPVGSPDLSATMKALRALAAPRGLTVLDPGRAVDQNAFAVTSAYARKHHLKSLSDLGGSGLPVRLAAGDECVQRPYCAPGLKKTYGIDITAVDPKGVGTTQAKQAVQSGRDQMVLTTTTDATLDEFGLVLLADDKHLQNADYLVPVVNRARAGSAGVRTALGKLNTVLTTADLARLNEQVDSWRRLPEDVARAYLRSEHLIPAG
- a CDS encoding ABC transporter permease — its product is MNTLTKAWSWLTTSAHWYGDDGIWTRLGQHLYLTVVCLLISCLIALPVALVLGHLGKGGALAVNISNVGRAVPTFAVLVLLLLTPVGRFGEGPTIVALVLFAVPPLLTNAYVGMREVDQDVVRAARGMGMTGRQLLFQVEVPLALPLILTGVRVAAVQLVATATIAALAGGGGLGRIITAGFNLASTAQVVAGAVLVAVFALIVEGLFELAQRLAPDWVRDGNTG
- a CDS encoding ABC transporter permease; the encoded protein is MTAPPDDCLARNEWICGAYLSSRRHILWEAVLQHLQLTVIAVLIGLALALPLALAARRWRWAAGPVLGVTTVLYTVPSLAMFSLLLPVYGLSAALVVAGLVLYSLTLLVRNILAGLRAVPEETRQAARGMGYGPVRLLVAVELPLALPAAMAGLRIATVSAVSLVTIGAIVGYGGLGNLIYSGMNTYFKAQVLTASVLCVVIAVAADLLLLLMQRLLTPWTRRQS
- a CDS encoding alpha/beta fold hydrolase, which encodes MTEFVLVAGAWLGASAWDEVVPGLRAAGHGAHPVTLSGVGEKRELPAGPQSHVTDIVDEVERLGLRDVVLVGHSYSGIPVGQAAGRIGDRLARVVYVDASVPAEGQSFVSTWWQGPAALEAELAGNGGSWAPPAPAEFEGQGLTDEQTARLLAGATPHPGASLSDPAVLSAPLDGLPVTYVKCLLDGPEPSDDVAALLTGDSWDLVTTDTGHWPMYSRPAELVRILTEAAAK
- a CDS encoding PadR family transcriptional regulator encodes the protein MSLKYAVLAALLEGEASGYDLAKIFDVSVADFWSTTPQQLYRELDRLAGSGLIEARVVEQQRRPNKRVFTLTEPGRASLAAFTAEPPRPIAIRDELLVMTQAVDAGDHEAVRASVAERVEWARAKLARYERLRERLLDGRDEETFIEETDRIGPYLTLMRGRSFEAENLRWGEQVLRILDRRAAQRRCQTPRLGSAHD
- a CDS encoding nuclear transport factor 2 family protein, producing MHPFREAVEAHDLDAVEALLAEDVVFTSPVAFKPYPGKPLTAAILRAVIEVFSDFRYVREMSSEDGRDHALAFVAKVGDREISGCDFLHMNEAGEIDDMMVMVRPLSGAQALAEAMGARFEAIAREASAG